One stretch of Pedobacter riviphilus DNA includes these proteins:
- a CDS encoding DUF4262 domain-containing protein — protein sequence MSEAQKRLYFEMVDNNIEKHGFHVTYVLEAKDFTPFGYSSGLYKNFGIPEAFVSGLPNGLTNTLITNYAQAFRDQKVPLKQKLANLIDRFPVYIIPVKNEALNEKILSTFRLYENDYFESIQIIFPDLDGKFPQEVGYNYDQEIFGDYELK from the coding sequence ATGAGCGAAGCGCAAAAAAGACTATACTTTGAAATGGTCGACAACAATATAGAAAAACACGGCTTTCATGTAACCTATGTGCTCGAAGCAAAAGACTTTACCCCGTTTGGCTATTCAAGCGGTTTGTATAAAAATTTTGGAATCCCCGAGGCTTTTGTTTCCGGCTTGCCCAATGGACTTACCAATACATTAATTACCAATTATGCTCAAGCATTTAGGGATCAAAAAGTGCCTTTAAAACAAAAATTAGCTAATCTAATCGATCGTTTCCCGGTATATATCATTCCGGTAAAAAATGAAGCCTTGAATGAAAAAATACTGAGTACGTTCAGATTATATGAAAACGATTACTTCGAATCTATCCAAATCATTTTTCCGGATTTAGATGGGAAGTTCCCGCAGGAGGTAGGTTATAATTATGACCAGGAAATTTTTGGTGATTACGAACTAAAATAA